A single genomic interval of Cucumis sativus cultivar 9930 chromosome 7, Cucumber_9930_V3, whole genome shotgun sequence harbors:
- the LOC101222483 gene encoding cysteine-rich repeat secretory protein 38 has translation MKLSKSTTFITLQCFFLISPLAFGDDIITDSSFLFHICSSFDNYTSNSPYASNLNQALDQLISNSPPSGFGLSSVRKDDDLQNQVNGLALCRGDVSSADCKNCVATASQEIQERCPNRKGAAIWYDFCLLKYSNTKFFGKIDNRNKFYMWNLQERDDEPEVFNKQVKRLLISLSEKVEGTKNLYVIGEVEMRTKGMEKLYGLVQCSRDLSSNACKKCLQIAIGELPNCCNDKIGGRVVGGSCNFRYELYPIVDAQK, from the coding sequence ATGAAGCTATCAAAATCAACCACCTTCATTACTCTTCAATgcttttttctcatttctccTTTAGCCTTTGGTGATGATATTATCACTGATAGTTCATTTCTGTTTCATATATGTTCAAGTTTTGACAATTACACATCCAATAGCCCCTATGCTTCTAACTTGAACCAAGCTTTGGATCAACTGATCTCCAATTCTCCTCCCTCCGGCTTTGGCCTAAGCTCGGTCAGAAAAGACGATGATTTACAAAACCAAGTTAACGGTTTGGCTCTATGCCGTGGTGACGTCTCGTCTGCAGATTGCAAGAACTGCGTCGCGACAGCAAGTCAAGAGATCCAAGAGAGGTGCCCTAATAGAAAAGGAGCTGCCATATGGTATGATTTTTGTCTCTTGAAATATTCCAACACAAAATTCTTTGGGAAGATTGATAATAGGAATAAATTTTACATGTGGAACTTACAAGAAAGAGATGATGAGCCTGAGGTGTTTAATAAACAAGTGAAGAGACTGTTGATTAGTTTGTCTGAAAAAGTTGAAGGTACAAAGAATTTATATGTGATTGGTGAAGTTGAGATGAGGACAAAGGGTATGGAGAAGTTGTATGGATTGGTTCAATGTAGTAGAGATTTATCAAGTAATGCTTGCAAGAAGTGTCTTCAAATTGCAATTGGTGAACTTCCAAATTGTTGTAATGATAAAATTGGTGGAAGAGTTGTTGGTGGGAGTTGTAACTTTAGATATGAACTTTACCCTATTGTTGATGctcaaaaataa
- the LOC101222246 gene encoding cysteine-rich repeat secretory protein 38, translated as MRQSKPFLPILLLIFLSALGNIITTVNASYLYHTCSSSDNYTMNSLYASNLKQAVDRLTNSAPPSGFGLSSTGGKDSQNQVNGLALCRGDISPNDCKTCVTSAGQDIQQRCPYKKGAAIWYDSCLLKYSNAKFFGKNQNGGFRFYLVNVREADDPTSFKEQVKNLLNGLSETAKTSRNLYAIGDLEIGSSRKLYGLVQCTRDLWTADCKKCLDDAIAELPYCCANGAKVGGRVVGGSCNFRYETYPFFTA; from the coding sequence ATGAGACAATCGAAACCATTTCTTCCAATTCTCCTCTTGATCTTTCTCTCAGCCTTAGGCAATATCATAACCACAGTCAATGCTTCGTATCTCTACCATACATGTTCAAGCTCAGACAACTACACAATGAACAGCCTCTATGCTTCCAACTTAAAACAAGCCGTTGACAGATTGACCAATAGCGCCCCACCGTCTGGCTTCGGCCTCAGCTCCACTGGAGGCAAAGATTCACAAAACCAAGTCAATGGCTTGGCTCTATGTCGGGGCGACATCTCGCCCAATGATTGCAAAACCTGCGTCACGTCGGCAGGACAGGATATCCAACAGCGATGCCCTTACAAGAAAGGGGCAGCCATATGGTATGATTCATGCCTTTTGAAATACTCCAATGCAAAATTCTTTGGGAAGAATCAAAATGGAGGGTTTAGGTTCTATTTAGTGAATGTTCGTGAGGCTGATGATCCGACATCGTTTAAGGAGCAAGTTAAGAACTTACTTAATGGGTTGTCTGAAACGGCTAAAACATCAAGGAATTTGTATGCCATTGGAGACTTGGAGATTGGGAGCTCCAGGAAGTTGTATGGATTAGTTCAGTGTACAAGAGATCTTTGGACTGCAGATTGCAAGAAATGTCTTGACGATGCTATTGCTGAGCTTCCGTATTGCTGTGCAAATGGAGCTAAAGTTGGTGGAAGAGTGGTTGGTGGGAGTTGTAACTTTAGATATGAAACTTACCCCTTCTTTACTGCCTAA
- the LOC101218470 gene encoding cysteine-rich repeat secretory protein 38, with amino-acid sequence MKHSKSTIIFCLFLLFPSLVFSEDIVTDSAFLNHICTSFDNYTANSTYASNLNQAFYQLTSNAPPSGFAQVSIGKDLQTQVNGVALCRGDVSVADCRNCVATGSQEIQVRCPLSKGAIIWYDYCLLKYSNTQFFGKIDNRNKFSLINVQSVDDNVTTVFNEEVKSLLTDLAKKVELPNNIPKFYVIGEREIEVLKKKLYGLVQCSRDLSGAACKKCLSDAIGALSSCCDARIGGRVVGASCNFRYEIYPIVDAQR; translated from the coding sequence ATGAAGCATTCAAAATCAACCATAATTTTCTgcctctttcttctcttccccTCCTTAGTCTTTAGTGAAGATATCGTAACAGACAGTGCATTTCTGAACCATATTTGTACAAGTTTTGACAATTACACAGCCAATTCCACTTATGCTTCCAATTTGAACCAAGCCTTTTACCAGTTGACCTCAAATGCCCCTCCTTCTGGCTTTGCCCAAGTTTCCATTGGCAAAGATTTACAGACCCAAGTCAATGGCGTAGCCCTTTGCCGTGGTGATGTGTCGGTTGCTGATTGTAGGAACTGTGTTGCCACGGGAAGTCAAGAGATACAAGTTCGTTGCCCGTTGAGTAAAGGAGCTATCATATGGTATGATTATTGTCTATTGAAATACTCCAACACTCAATTCTTTGGGAAGATTGATAACAGGAACAAATTCTCTTTGATAAATGTGCAAAGTGTGGATGATAATGTAACGACGGTGTTTAACGAAGAAGTTAAGAGTTTGTTGACGGATTTGgctaaaaaagttgaactgCCCAATAATATACCAAAGTTTTATGTGATTGGGGAAAGGGAAATTGAGGTACTTAAGAAGAAATTATATGGGTTGGTTCAATGTTCAAGAGACTTGTCGGGTGCGGCTTGCAAGAAGTGTCTTAGTGATGCTATTGGGGCACTTTCGAGTTGCTGTGATGCTCGAATTGGTGGAAGAGTTGTTGGGGCTAGCTGTAATTTTAGATATGAAATTTATCCCATTGTTGATGCCcaaaggtaa